From the genome of Apostichopus japonicus isolate 1M-3 chromosome 17, ASM3797524v1, whole genome shotgun sequence:
AGAGGCGATAACTCGGACCGAGCCCCAGGCAGTCCAGGACAGTCCCGTAGGATCCCCATCATGGTGGCGGACGGACAGGGCGGTTTCCGAACGCTGGAGAAGGACAGGAATTTAGCCGAAGAGAGGAATAGTCCGTCTTCCCCGTCCAGACACCAAGGAGAGCCAATGTTCGAGAGACAGTCCTTGTACAACAGACAACCTCAGCAGATGGACACGTCATCGTCATCCTCGTATCAGCAGCCTCATCACCTTGACAGGCAAACCTCAAGAGACAGTACCTGGTCTCCTCCTCAGAGGATGAGCCACCAGAGGCAACAGAGAGGAGGATTTAATAACAGGGTGGTAAACGACTCGGAGGAAATCAAGCCAAAGACATTTAATATTCCCATCCAAATCGAAGGACAGGGTCGGGAATGCTTCGTCAAGGACGAGCCTCCGTCGGAGGACGAGGGTTACAGCCAAGACGACTGTTCCTCTCAGACGGAAGACGAAAACAGAAACATCACGGATCCCAAGGAAACCGCCGCCATCATCAAGGACAACTATAAGAATGTGAAAAATATGCCAAGGTTCGTCAGTGAGGCTCACTTCCCGACGTTGAGAagggaagaggaggagaggaggaagAATGTTAATTCAGACGGCATCGTGAACTTCGTCAATAACGAGGATAAGGGTGAAAGTAAAAAGAGTGGGCAGATCGATCACGAGAAATTCAAACAGTTGCCAGAAGCGGACTACCCATTTCCTGAAGTTTCCATGCCGACGGATCGTAAggatgagaaaaaaagagatGCACAGTCCGTCAGCTCGACCCCCGAGAAAGAGAGGACGACCTCGCCGAGCGAAAAGGAAAAGGACGAGAGAACTCCCATACCGATGCCGGCGCCCCCAGCGCCCGACAGAGAGGACAGCAACCCATCTGGATCAGAGAAGGAGAGCGCCAAGAGTAGCGATTCCGAAACCGACAGCCAGTCAGCTCCGCAAGTCACACCTCTTGAGAAGATCGCCAAGATAGCGTCCTCCATTGCGGAACTGGGCAGGGACGTGCAGAGATTCGAAGGCCGGGAGAAGACGAAAGAATACCGCCGAATCGAAGAGTACTTAATGAGAGCCCTCTTATCGTTGGACAAGATAGACACACAGGGAGATGTGACCATTCGTACGGAGAGGAAGAAGGCTGTTCAGAGCGCTCAGACCTACCTCAGCCAGTTGGAGAAGCAGGTCAAGAAATGAAACGTGTTGCCGAGCTCCCTCTCTCGGTACTTTCATTTTGTGTATCTTGACGGCATCGTCGCAGCAGACGAACCGAGGCCTTGGATATATACATGCATCACCCTCGTGGTATTTTAATGGGCCATGAGCCAATCGGATAGGATCTGTTAGGATGGTAATACAGTACAGATACCGATGATGAGCCAACATTGCCAACGTTAAAGTCCGTGAGATTCCGTCGATACGCACAAGTTATTGGAATGGGTTTTGAAAACATTGTTGAGCTGGCTTTTCTGAACAAGTAAAGATTTT
Proteins encoded in this window:
- the LOC139984157 gene encoding uncharacterized protein, whose translation is MNTTKPKVREVTTEDPLPSGWEMVIHPDNGWPVFVNHNTKTTSFTDPRPAKSVNNSRPAEVFREKIFHTPPTEERMRQGMDFFDSQHPFFNQNQTLNRQRFPTINRRAQTPMTEEWFRRGGGSVSPSQIRRHNLQQQQYGEPRGDNSDRAPGSPGQSRRIPIMVADGQGGFRTLEKDRNLAEERNSPSSPSRHQGEPMFERQSLYNRQPQQMDTSSSSSYQQPHHLDRQTSRDSTWSPPQRMSHQRQQRGGFNNRVVNDSEEIKPKTFNIPIQIEGQGRECFVKDEPPSEDEGYSQDDCSSQTEDENRNITDPKETAAIIKDNYKNVKNMPRFVSEAHFPTLRREEEERRKNVNSDGIVNFVNNEDKGESKKSGQIDHEKFKQLPEADYPFPEVSMPTDRKDEKKRDAQSVSSTPEKERTTSPSEKEKDERTPIPMPAPPAPDREDSNPSGSEKESAKSSDSETDSQSAPQVTPLEKIAKIASSIAELGRDVQRFEGREKTKEYRRIEEYLMRALLSLDKIDTQGDVTIRTERKKAVQSAQTYLSQLEKQVKK